The Microbacterium maritypicum genome contains a region encoding:
- a CDS encoding LacI family DNA-binding transcriptional regulator yields MRGIDFTEALILGHRAILLQHPPRSAGAGVRGGAGERMATIYDVAELAGVSPATVSRVFNGTSVSDEKVAAVRAAAATLDFTPNRAARSLRRQSSEVIALVIPDIENPYFTEMARGVEDVASEAGYSVVLCNSDAQVEKEATYLRIAIAENMSGVIIATADEHSDLDGILATGRPVVAVDRSTAYDIDGVTMANRAAGTSATRSLIDAGHRRIAYIGGPAHIDTAAERAAGWRSALTTAHPALDLDGLERFTTFRVDGGRSAMEELLALPEPPDAVVAGNNLIGVGAIQVLTEHGRTPPDVGVAVIGSLPFTTLSPTAVTVVRLPARHMGVTAARMLLDRIKGDTQPARTVVLRNELQPASATRS; encoded by the coding sequence GTGCGCGGCATCGATTTCACCGAGGCGCTGATCCTCGGCCACCGCGCGATACTGTTGCAGCACCCGCCGCGCTCGGCGGGAGCAGGAGTCCGCGGGGGAGCAGGGGAGCGCATGGCAACGATCTACGACGTCGCCGAGCTCGCGGGGGTCTCACCCGCGACGGTCTCGCGCGTCTTCAACGGCACGAGCGTCTCCGACGAGAAGGTGGCGGCCGTCCGTGCGGCCGCGGCGACGCTCGACTTCACCCCCAACCGCGCCGCCCGCTCGCTGCGTCGACAGAGTTCCGAGGTCATCGCCCTCGTGATCCCCGACATCGAGAACCCGTACTTCACCGAGATGGCGCGCGGGGTCGAGGACGTCGCCTCCGAAGCCGGATACTCCGTCGTGCTCTGCAACTCCGACGCGCAGGTGGAGAAAGAGGCGACGTATCTCCGCATCGCGATCGCCGAGAACATGTCCGGCGTCATCATCGCGACAGCCGACGAGCACTCCGACCTCGACGGCATCCTCGCCACCGGCCGGCCCGTCGTGGCCGTCGACCGCAGCACGGCCTACGACATCGACGGCGTCACGATGGCCAATCGCGCGGCGGGTACGTCGGCCACGCGGAGCCTGATCGATGCGGGCCACCGTCGCATCGCCTACATCGGCGGCCCCGCGCACATCGACACCGCCGCCGAGCGCGCCGCGGGGTGGCGCTCCGCGCTCACCACGGCCCACCCCGCCCTCGACCTCGACGGGCTCGAGCGCTTCACGACCTTCCGCGTCGACGGTGGCCGGTCGGCGATGGAGGAGCTGCTCGCGCTGCCCGAGCCGCCGGATGCGGTGGTGGCCGGCAACAACCTGATCGGGGTCGGCGCCATCCAGGTGCTCACGGAGCACGGGCGCACTCCGCCGGATGTCGGTGTCGCGGTGATCGGCTCCCTGCCGTTCACGACACTCTCGCCGACGGCCGTGACCGTGGTGCGACTGCCGGCGCGGCACATGGGCGTGACCGCGGCGCGGATGCTGCTGGATCGCATCAAGGGTGACACGCAGCCGGCGCGGACGGTCGTGCTGCGCAACGAGCTCCAGCCCGCGAGCGCGACGCGGAGCTGA